cccaacattcgatctttccgcaacttgttaatttctctatgacaccgcaaaaccacgttaattcgcaagcgtatacttattcgtcacagccaaattaattctccgattccccacgctcatttgggacactgtaacgcaacagcggcaccgttcggcacatatttacagccacactatgatttaaatccatacaatacacattcgtaacatcgtcaaaaaataacgaaaatccatataccccgattccgccaaacttcttatacaaccgcggcccaacggtatctgaaaacattaatagttcgtacggaaatataagtgaaatggtatctcttctcccggaattcaacccatcatccatcaagtccttagattcgcaacacttcattagacgcattgactcccttcaaaccgcatatcgttgggatgatcgaaatctaatatttgcagttcaacaaaagatgctaggttctgcttggtattggatagactcaactgaagaagtcttccaaacatggctagagtttaagtcaaagttcctcaacgattttccatgtctcagtaattccgcagacgttcaccttaaaatgtcaaaaattcgtcgagatctcagagaatcaccgcaagactatttctataaaatgctagctattggtaaaaagggtgagttaaccgattcagcaatatcaacacacatcatcaacgggattaatgattacgattttaaaaggaagatatctaataattatatatcttgtaacgacctgttaagagatattcttgcctattcagcgcataacgaaataaagcataatcactttaatatgtctagcaaacgtgatcccaacgctcaaaaacaaaatatacaagcgtttccaaaaaatgttagtatgccacgcccattagcTTGGGCgttaccgaaaggtgctggtgagcaacgtttggcagtagtagtgtataagcattgttttttatacttcacagaatatgagacctttttctttataatgacaatttaagtgtggtatgccaaaaaacagtttctattgttattgcagcacatatgggttttttatttaaggcatttggtgttgcatttaccactttattgatcggtggcaaattttgtagagctccattagcatacctgccaaatctacttcacccacgtataaagcagcaataactggccttgaaatatcaatgtaagcttatttttttggctccaacgtgtgaatattccaacaggctgataacctgcatatattagttaaacaggcgtattatcaaaccgttttgcacacacaagataatggttaaattcgcatttcatatcaaaagaaccagtcccgcgctgttttaattccgcatctgagagcagttggaaatttcttaataacggtacctgttgcaaagattcatattttctttaacgaaatcagaaggcttactgacgtaaggatcaattttatcaaagcaattgtcaacaacatcgcaaaaGTCAGGCTCGCAaccttcaatcactgtattttccagaaggacaacctcgatactttctccctttcaataattccatctaaactcctctccagtaccatagaaacagaataattaacatttcttctactgcttaagcatatcgctgtcaTTCAAGATTTACTCAATCgaggaagaaaaataattgtttatccCCAACTCTGAACTTGCGAACtcagcttccattgagatgattgagctttggtttccacttcataaccataaacccacgattcgtcaccacgacgccacagtcaacattcggaatgcatccgcccacttaattttgttttttacacaaaattggacacaggttctttgacccatttttttgaataggtaataatcgaagacgatccaaaacacatgcatgcaaatcagctgtcaacaattaagtgtacattcaaaatggcccagcttgtcggcataagtgacagacatgagtaccaacataacgccacaaaaaaatcaaaattcgcgaaaattcaaaaattcgcgatactttgcgaaattcgggaaataatatgtatttattctaaatctattattaattagtttgcaggggcgccaagcgtgggagtggtcgcatttttttacaaattatcaatgctataacaataaaatgtgtgaagtttaaaccatgtaactcaatttttccactttatgcccaaaaatctaattctggaccatagttcagtggttgtacgtactaaataggtattaaatgtttcgatacttctacattgcagccctaattacaatgtaaccctagacaagagcaagttatcgataggatgggagcgagtgtagagtcgagagtcaagtggaaaagttgtcaaaagcggttgttactaaatctaaatttcgtcgtcataagtctatataattaaatgttaagctatattatttgtttaattaaaccatataagcggagaacttaccctcgtccttgcagtacttcgattaaatgttggtgactacaaacaaaattttgttcttgttaaagattttctataaaaaacacatttggatttagaattgacccttgagcagatctgctgcgtcgttgtcgttcttttgcctaaattggcagtatgatttaagcgcagaattaatgaaaagaaataaccgaaaaagtattgtcgagaccaaaaaacgttaagaaaacgtataacctgtcaagattattgggaaataatgacccgggagaagttctctattggttttgggctccaacaatttttcttgaaataaatcggccggatgcggaaatataGACCTTGCGGTCGCGTTTtcactcttcaataatgcaataatgctcgctcattattccatcctggacattgcaacaaatgctgcatgcatatacattgcgcacaagaacaattcagagaacaggGCTGGATACAAgcccagaaaggcaaggagacaacagagggccaaggaaagactccctgctggttgcacaagcaatcggcgacaaacgccttggaacgacacggtctattctctgactatagcttcaaattaccgcaagccgatattgatgacccagagaaagcagctaacggctcgatcggccatttcaaatccaggcgtcatcggtgctgtcaatccaatataaaaattgtctttaagtagcctgggaggcgagaagaggaagtcagcaggatggtaaaacctaagccaccgctatacgccgcgctgagcggcttacctagtggtaagtttttagtgtgatgaatttcgtcggcagttatttatgtaatatttttattaggttcggcgattgataaaaagtttaaaagttaaaaattttactgaatcgaagttgccagaagcagtaacgtagtgtaaagcatcgttcggcgatgaattccctactttcctcattgacatacagctctatcacgatgttgtcgcagaactgagggacctgccgctccacatcattgcagtctagggtggagcgattgaccacggcccacttgtcggtgtttaggcccgggttctgcgactcctcacgtcctcaggaggccgaagaactcgattaagggctggcaggagtgcggcgggcacataccatagacggctgagatgacccattgggcggtttcctcatcctcgcagaccactagcatgctggagtcgaacgtctgcggatagatactcgtaaggcccacagtattatgtatgtatgtacaatcccggttataagtaagaactaTATATTGGACTTACTCATAATTTAGCATTAAGGGATAAAAATGTACAGATTCCGTTCACGCATACATAGAGATATAGGAGAGCATAAGTaaaaggcgaagaagaaaagcgcggcattctgtggcgagttcttggttagacgagtggaataaaggaaaataagaagtttaacctacgcatcggcgtcggttggcgttcacaattagggcaacggtgtccacaccgtccgagtccgaactctggtttgttatcaccagaccgtaccgccggttctcgggcattgtgttcgcatacggcggccaagtatccctctttccctcttatttttgggggaattggttcgagtaagaatactcgcagtgaactgtggtccagaaatcgatttgtacactcagggaaaaattaacgcttttcgatatcaaatcaagaacgaaccgcatcgaaagtacggtaaactcgaatttttttgattcaaggacaaaattttaattcaagaacgaataatttgagaccgaaattatgaatttgagaacgaacgttctgGATCCAAGTACAATAAATGTACTGCTTTAAGtatgggaaatacttaaaataaatattaaaaatacttaacCCAAActcgtcaaattttaatatgtgcattataaattcacggtttaaattgtacaaatttaaaactgaagtatgagtatttttattttcagagcaaacacttttgttttaagaacgaatcatatttattgtttatttacacgactttaatagttttgttattcttattttatatatagtaaatgtatacataaaaacttccataatttttttcttaaaaattaaattgttacacttttcttaaagttcttacagctaaacatatttaacgaaacgcggtgtcaagcaaaataataaatagagTCCTGGGTATCTATCAAAAACGAAGAAAgccaaatatattaataagtaaatagaaattttgttattagttatattaccTTCATTTATTGCCGGCTGTGCTTCGGTAAGCTGTTGCCTGCTGAGATGGTTTTTAATCTTCCTATCGTAAAAAGGAAACACTGCGCTTCAGGTcgtcctatttaaaaaccaatgcaTGCTCATTCTCTGGGCGTATTTCCCAGAAGTCAATTtttaactgtaaatattacacattaatttatagatttatttcttttagaagtaacatttggcaacacaaaagttttatacacatacatgcatacgcatatacatatgcgtgCATGCAAACACGTGCATAGGCCACCgactttttatgtatgtatattacatactttatttaaagatttctacTTACCCTGCACACCGTGCCCATTTTCAcattattcttcaattatttcacttaattcactttgtacttgttactccaggaactttttgacactAAATGAGCGCCGTGTTGCAATCGATTATcgaaaaaacatatgtttcttcaacaacacagaaatgtaTGTAATCGATATAAACAAGTGTAAGAAGTCGAATGGCTGGAGATTTTTCGAtcgcataaattttagtttaaacttcttatattttttgtgtatattcttttaaaattggccgcataaaatgatcaaggaatatacataaatgagaaaagataaacctttgttttccatgagTATCAATAATATCgcttttgaaatgtgtaattcGAGTACAACTAGTACTTATTCCAAGAACGgttgtcttaaaaattttaagtacgacacagtacatttttaagaacgttcgttctcaaattattcgttcttcagttttctgagtgtatacccgtttctcgtagagtaaaagggtatactagattcgttgaaaagtatgtaacaggcagaaggaagcgtttccgaccatataaagtatatatattcttgatcaggatcaatacccgagtcgatctggccatgtggtatactcttcaataacctctaaagcaagcatgcgatccagttcatcatacataattttttcgatagctggggacacaggataatgtcgctgcttgataggtacggaatcgccaacgtcaatggagtggaaaagcatggtcgttttccctatacccttttcggcaaagaaggaaagcattaaactacggcgtcaagttgctgtttttgttcttcagtcagaaaacgaacatcgtctagatctactgctgagagattactttctggactaggtttcattttagcatatggtaatagctgatattctgtccaaaaatcgaaccctaaataaagtgattgctttaacgaaggtacgatgtaaaaagtaatatccttggtcatattgttgtactgaatttctgtgcgaatcttgcccacggtgttttgggattttccatcgtctagttttccacctatataactaaaagaggcaccagtatccattaatccagatactgatcggccaagaatttttacgttgcgtatggtcgtacatcagaggcaataattgctgataacaaaaaccgtttttcgatttttatctgatcaaaaaaatctttaatacgctgtgcagatcgcgaaggctgtctctgatgtttattgagagattcgccgggtgtacctaattcggttaaaggatagtctggttgttgagacaaatcagggagagaaggtacagagcagctattggttactccgtattggcggctttcgtcaccacttgtttgtgtgcccctttcaaaggtgcacggcctcggtagtttttgagcgacaatgagggcatgaaggaaggtaggtgtctgttttgccacgcccatagcagaacacacgacgttcgggtaagcaatcctgatatctgtgtccgattttgctacaattccaggaggataagttaattgcggaaatttcaactgtgtctgaatccgactccacttcggtttcaagaattgcctcctgcacaaacctatcaggagcaggaagaggttttcgcaatcctggcttgacagtaagcatgaacgtttccctttgcgaataatgctactgatctccttatataaaaaagctcatgctgaatttctggggtacactttggtggtaatgccaataccaatcgctagcaacacctttaaataaagtgttgacatggctagttagaaacataaaattaccttctaatgtctgtttggtaagagcttcgaccctagtaagaaaatagataagaatgagttttatccggggtagagtgtagtttattcacccacaattctagatccaacctgaaaaggaaacaggaaatataaaaatggtaacctgtgtcacactccaattaaaactcaaactggtggcatccttataagtcccatATTGTAGTAGGATAGATACCCTTTAGGCCCACAGTACCATGTATGTATCATGTAGTAGTTTAGGTTAACGTATGAAGCCCATGGTGGCAGAGAGAAGTATGCGATCAtatccccgttataagtaaggACAATACTGTTGTCCCGCTCTTACTTATAAGTTAGCTTTAAGAGATAACAATGTACATACACCTAGCTCTCACGCATGAGAGAGCAtaagaaaaacgaagaagcaaAGCGCGGCATTCGGTCGCTGGTTCTTGAAGAATAAAGTCGCTAATAAAGAAGAACTGAACTAAGCAAATCGTCGCACCGGAGGTAGTTCGAGCGTTTACAACATCAGAAGTGGTCATTACTCACTATGCCTGACACCATATTAAATCAATTCTCGGTGCAACAACTAAAAAAATGGTTGGGAGCCCTTGGACGCCAAACTTCCGGCACTAAAGCGGAGTTGATAGGGCGTCTCCAAGCCATTTCTCCGGAAAAACGTGGCGATCCGCCGTCAAACAACGGATCAGCAACGGAAGCAACGGATGGAGCTGCATCGCAGCTAGCACAACGAGAGCTGCAAGAGGGAGACACACCAGCGACCCCGTTAGACGCGCAATCGGCGGCGTCAGAGACCCTAGAAAGTCTGGATTTGGAGCAGTTATCGCTAGTGGATGCCGAAAAAGCCACCCTGCAGAAAATTCGTGACGAAATAGATGCAAACATGGCCGTGTTGCAGAGCATTTACACAGAAATCGACGAGGCGAACAAGAACAAGTCCGTTCATGCTGGGCAAGCCCATGACGTCATCGAAAATAACATTGAAAATGATGGCAATGTTAACATGTGCGCTAACAGCACCAATGTTAAAGCTAACAGCACCAAAGTGACCATCACTGCCGATAACATGATCGGGGGAGATACCAGTGTTGGAAAGGAGACCGCTAGCAGTGATGATCAACGCCAGAGtacaaatgtaaacaaactctTGGaatcgccagcagcagcgcttGCCTTGGCAAAAGAGGTCACCATGGAGTACGACGgcagcgtgtgtgtgcgtaattGGGTCACACAGTTCCAGAACATCGGCAAGATCTACAATTTGGACGACGGCTGCTTGCATATGCTTCTAATTGCCAAGCTGAAAGGGAGTGCACAACGTTGGCTGCACGCAAACACCACGCGAATTCTGGAGTCAACCGATCAGCTGTGTAAGCAGTTAATTGTGTCATTTGGGGTCAAAATGTCCAAAGGAGAATTGAGGAGCGCATTCCAAAAGCGCGAATGGCGTTCAGAGGAGAAATTTGCGGCTTATTTCGAGGACAAGATGATGCTGGCCAACGATATCAACATCGATCTGGAGGAACTCCTGGAAAACATTATCGAAGGAATTCCGGCACCAGCGCTACGCAATCAGGCCCGCATACAGTGCTTTTCCGAACCGATGCAGGTTTTGAGAGCCTTCTCGGAAGTACGTCTGCCAAAGCACAAGCCGGATAATAGTTCGCCAAAACGCTTCTATGAAGGAGGCCCAGCTAAGAAGGATCTGCGTTGCGCCAACTGCAACTCAAAAGGACACTTCGCCAAGGAGTGCCTGAAGCCGAAGAGAGAGCCCGGATCCTGCTACGCTTGTGGAGCGTTCGGACACTTCGTCGGACAATGCCCGGAGCGCAAGAGCGCCAATATCAACAATTATGTAAGGCAggttaagattttttttcacaGTAGCTATAAAACCCCACTAACTACAGAATGCCTCATAGACACCGGGAGCCCAATATCATTTGCAAAACTAAGCAGTATATCCAGTGAAGTCAATTTAGAGTCTGCTGCTGAAAACTATTTCGGGCtaaataaaagccaactaATAATACTCGGAAAAACCTTATGTTACATTACAAAAGaaagaataaaatgttattttgatttatacgTAGTTCCAGACGGGTCTATGAGTCATAATGTAATCCTTGGACGAAATTTTATGGAAGCTTGCCAGCTTAAACTGGATCCAGATACTTTGGGAAGGATTACGGTTAACTCATTAAATGAGGAAACAGTTAGTACCTTAGACAATGATacagttagtaatacagttagtgagacagttagtgatacagttagtaatacagttagtgagacagttagtgatacagttagtaatacagttagtgagacagttagtgatacagttagtaatacagttagtgagacagttagtgatacagttagtgatacagttagtaatacagttAGTGAAACAGTTAGTAAAACAGTTAGTGAAACAGATTATGGAACAGTTAGTATAGCAGATATCGAAACGAGTAGTAAAACAGTTAACCCTGCAGTTATTAAAACACTGAACGAAACAGTTATTCCTTTAGGCAGCGTTACAACGGATTCCGCACTTAGTCAGAAATTTTATAATACAGTTAGGCCCAGTTATGAAAAAGCAGTTAGAGAAATTTTTAGCATTGATTACCAAGAGGATGAGCAAATGAATTACATATGCGGCGCAGAAAATGACCGAGCCTTAAACTGTCAATTGAAAGAGATTATCAAAAGCAACTACTTAAATGTTAGAAAGCCTACCGAACCTCTAGTCAGATGTGAAATAAAACTATGTTTAGAAACGTCAAAACCATTTAGCTGCTCACCAAGAAGACTTGCCTACTCAGAAAAGgagaaattacaaaaattgttaGATGAATATATGAAAGAAGGGATTATACGACCTAGTGAATCCGAATATGCTTCGCCAATAGTTttagttaaaaagaaaacgggAGACATACGACTATGCATAGACTTTAGAAAACTAAACAAGATATTAATCAAGGACAATTACCCGATACCGCTTATCGATGACCTCTTAGACAAACTAGTTAACAAGAAAATTTTTTCGaaacttgatttaaaaaaCGGTTATTTTCATGTATTTGTTAATAAGGATTCGGTTAAATACACCTCATTTGTTACACCGTTAGGTCAATTCGAGTTTCTCAGGATGCCAATGGGGCTAAAAACTGCATCGGCA
This portion of the Drosophila santomea strain STO CAGO 1482 unplaced genomic scaffold, Prin_Dsan_1.1 Segkk69_quiver_pilon_scaf, whole genome shotgun sequence genome encodes:
- the LOC120457638 gene encoding uncharacterized protein LOC120457638, coding for MCANSTNVKANSTKVTITADNMIGGDTSVGKETASSDDQRQSTNVNKLLESPAAALALAKEVTMEYDGSVCVRNWVTQFQNIGKIYNLDDGCLHMLLIAKLKGSAQRWLHANTTRILESTDQLCKQLIVSFGVKMSKGELRSAFQKREWRSEEKFAAYFEDKMMLANDINIDLEELLENIIEGIPAPALRNQARIQCFSEPMQVLRAFSEVRLPKHKPDNSSPKRFYEGGPAKKDLRCANCNSKGHFAKECLKPKREPGSCYACGAFGHFVGQCPERKSANINNYNAS